GCGAAACTGGATAATTACTGGTATACTCTAGATAGCTTTCGAGGTCTTTATCATCAAAGTAGACGTCGTGAATTATGCCTTCATGCTTAACTATACCACTCTTTTCCCAATAAGAAAATAGCATAATATCAGGCCACCTTACAGAAGGCCTTAGTGATTATTAGGATCTTGGCCCTAAAATTAGCATCTATTGAAAACATGGATAAAATATTTTTGAGCCATTGATTATCCTTATCTCGGCATAGTTGCATTTCAAATGATAATTTTATTAAAAATATCCCTATTTTAGAATTTGGCCCTAATTTTAAGGCCAAATAGATTATAATTAGACTTTATTTTAGAAAATCTATTCTATTAATTAAAATATGGTAAAAATGGCCTAAAATCAATACGCATTTGTAATAAAAAGAAGTGCGGTCGCCGGGATTCGAACCCGAGTTGCGAGCTTGGCAAGCTCGCGTGCTAGCCACTACACTACAACCGCATTACTAAGAGTATTTTTCTACTCCTAAAAAATATATATAAAGGTTTTGGTTATTTTTCTCTAACTTTAGGCAAAAACTTTTATTTCATTGTTCACTAAACAATTTGTGGAAACTACTTTTGTGCTTCTGAGATCAGAATCATTTGATAAAATATTGACATCTCTCTCTGATATGAAGAGATATGGTGACCTAAAGGTAATTGGGAAACCCAAAGTTATCACAGAGGAATTTTCAGAAACACTTTTGAAAAAAACCCTAAAACAAGAAGTAAAAATAAAATTTAAAGCCAATGTGATAGCATCCGTTGAGGGCGAAGGCGGTCTAATAATAGACAGACTTCGAAAGATTCACCCTCCTGCACACATGATTGCTATAACTGATAAAAATGAACTCTATTTACTAGTTCAAAGGTCACTTAAAGATTTTAATAATCTAAAAGGGTATACAAAACCAAAGGTGGGAGAATGAAGGTCATTGCATCAGGAACCTTTGATCGACTCCATGAAGGCCATAAACATTTCTTAATGTCTGCATTTTCACTCGGTTATGTATATATCGGATTAACATCTGAAAACATGATAAAAAATAAACCATACGCAGAAAGTATCCAAAGTTTTGAAACTAGAAAAAATAATCTAATCCAATGCTTGGCTGAAGAAGGGAAAACAAATAACTATGATTACCAAATAATAGAAATAAATGATAGATACGGATTTGCAATAGAGTCAATGGAAGCTGATGTGATTGTTGTAACTTCTGATACACTTGATACGGCAAAAGAAATAAATGACATAAGAGCAGAATTAGGAATTTATCCCCTTGATATAATAGAAGTAGATTTGATTATTAAAGATAATAAAAAAATATCTTCCAGTGATTTGAGAAAGGAAGAAAATGATTAATCTTTTCTCCAGAAATCTCCTTTGTAAGCACTAGTCGCTGGGCATCCAAGACATCTTCCAGATTTGTAGTAAGGGCATCCATCACAATCTAGATCGCATCCTCTTTCACCTTCTAATGTTATCTTGACTGGCATTACTAGATCCTTTACTGGACTTATAATTATATTAAAATCAACTTCTTTTATGTCCAGATTTTGTCTTAAATGATAGTCAACAATAGATTCGAGAGTTGCAATGTTTTCCCCCATAAAAAGAAGCGTCATATTATATTTTCCTGATACCATAAGAGCATTAATGAAGAACGGGCATTTGGAAAAAGTATCAATTATATTTTGTGAATTTTTTGCAGCTATCTCAACTTTAGCAAGGAAGAGATTAACCTTCTTAAAGTTCATTCCTACAATATGGGAGAGTATTCCTCTATCCTTGAGTTTTTTTATTCTCATCCCAACAGAAGGCTGTGAAAGACCTATTATTTCGGCTATATCACTTTGTGATATCTCGGGATTTTTTTGAAAAAGTGTTATTATTTGCCTATCCTTTTCATCAAGTCGCACATTACTATTCATTTCATCACCTTATACTATAAGATATACTTATATACTAATAAATCTTTCTATACCATATATTATTAATAATATTGACTTATATATTAATTGAGCATAACTATATAAAATTGTAGCCTTAACTAAGCAGAGGCGTGTTTGATGAACGGCGTTTTAAGATTTGGTGTTTCAATCCCCCCGGACCTTTTGGAAAAATTTGACAAGATAATTGAGGCGGAGG
This portion of the Methanofastidiosum sp. genome encodes:
- a CDS encoding DUF356 domain-containing protein, which translates into the protein METTFVLLRSESFDKILTSLSDMKRYGDLKVIGKPKVITEEFSETLLKKTLKQEVKIKFKANVIASVEGEGGLIIDRLRKIHPPAHMIAITDKNELYLLVQRSLKDFNNLKGYTKPKVGE
- a CDS encoding pantetheine-phosphate adenylyltransferase; this translates as MKVIASGTFDRLHEGHKHFLMSAFSLGYVYIGLTSENMIKNKPYAESIQSFETRKNNLIQCLAEEGKTNNYDYQIIEINDRYGFAIESMEADVIVVTSDTLDTAKEINDIRAELGIYPLDIIEVDLIIKDNKKISSSDLRKEEND
- a CDS encoding Lrp/AsnC family transcriptional regulator yields the protein MNSNVRLDEKDRQIITLFQKNPEISQSDIAEIIGLSQPSVGMRIKKLKDRGILSHIVGMNFKKVNLFLAKVEIAAKNSQNIIDTFSKCPFFINALMVSGKYNMTLLFMGENIATLESIVDYHLRQNLDIKEVDFNIIISPVKDLVMPVKITLEGERGCDLDCDGCPYYKSGRCLGCPATSAYKGDFWRKD